A region of the Wenzhouxiangella sp. XN201 genome:
GCTCTGTGCGCAGTCCTCGATCACCTTCAGGCCGTGACGGTCTGCGAGTGCCATCAGAGCAGTCATGTCGGCCGGCTGTCCGAACAGGTGGACCGGCAGAATGGCGCGAGTTCGTTCATTCACTGCTGCTTCGACCCGCTCGGGATCGATGTTGAAGCTGCGCGGATCGATATCGACGAACACCGGCTCGGCGCCGCAGTAGCGAATGGCCTCGGCCGTCGCGATGAACGTGAATGGCGTGGTGATGACCTCATCGCCGGGACCGATTCCGGCGGCCCGCAGGGCCAGGTGCAAGGCATCGGTACCGGAAGCACAGCCGATCGCGTGCGAAACACCGAGATACCCGGCCAGTTCGTTCTCGAGAGCCTGCACTTCGGGGCCCAGGATGTAGCGGGTGCCGGCCATGACGCCGGAGATGGCCGCATCCAATTCAGATTTCAGGTGCTCATACTGAACACCCAGGTCGACCATGGGGATCGGATTCATGCCGAGCGGGCATGCCCGGTCGAAGGGGCTGATTCGACCAGGGCGCTGATGCGCATGGCGGTTTCGAGTGCCAGCAGTCCGTCCTCGCCGGTAACCACCACCGGCGTGCCGTCGCGCAGGGCCGACAGGAAGGACTCGATCTCGCATTTGAGCGGATCGTTATTCTCGAAAGACGATTCCTCGCGCAGGATTTCCGGCACGCCGGGAAACATCTCCCGATCGCCGATGCGATGAATGGCCAGTCCGCAGTTCTGGAAATCGACCGAGATATAGGCCTCTGGCTGGAAGATACGCATGCGCCGCTCAGACTTCACGCTGACCCGGCTGGATGTGACATTGGCTACGCAGCCGTTTTCGAACTCAAGCCGCGCATTGACGATATCGATATCGTCGGAAAGTACCGGCGTACCGTTGGCCGCCAGCGAGCGCACCGGGCTCTTGACCATACCGAGAATCAGGTCGATGTCGTGAATCATCAAATCCAGCACCACGCTGACATCGGTGCCGCGCGGCTTGAAGGGGGCAACCCGATGCGATTCGATGAACAGGGGATTGAGTTCGAAACCGCCGAGATTGGCAAAAGCGGCGTTGAAACGCTCGAGATGACCGATCTGGAACACCACGCCGCGCTCACGCGCCAACCGGGTCAATGTCCGGGCTTCGTCGAGTGTGCTGGCAATGGGTTTTTCCAGCAGGACGTGGACGCCGGCATCGAGGAAATCGCGGGCGATGTCGAAGTGCCGCACGGTTGGCACGGCTATCGAGACGGCATCCACCTGGCCGATCACATCACGATAATCAGTAACGGCACGGCAGCCGCAGTCCTGGGCCGACTGGCGGGCAGCCTGCTCGTCGATGTCGACCACAGCCACCAGTTCGGCGCCGGGAAGTTCGGCATACTTGCGGGCGTGGAAACGGCCCAGATAGCCCACGCCGATCACGGCGCATTGAGTCAGTTGCATGGTGAACGGTCCGGCATGTAGTGCTCGAGGCCTGGTGGCCCGTCTCCCTTCGTTTCGGACCCGGCGATACCATCTGCGGGCATGGATCACGGCTGTAATGAGTGGCGGAGAGGGAGGGATTGCTGCGCCCGCTTCCGCGGGCTTGCCCTTCGGGCTGACGCTTCGCGTCAGCGAGCTCGCCTTCGGCTCGGTTCGATCCCTCTGATCGGGTTCGAATCCCGAAGCGCCAGTAGCTCCTCTTCACGCGCCACAACGCTGTACTCTCAAAATGGCGGAGAGGGAGGGATTCGAACCCTCGAACGGGGAGAACCCGTTACCGGTTTTCGAGACCGGCGCATTCAACCACTCTGCCACCTCTCCGTATTGTCAGGCCCGCGAAATCCGCGGTGCCATTTCGAAACTTGCAGCCCGGGGCGGTCCTGCGGACCGCGAGAGGGAGGGATTACTGCGCGACCTTCGGTCGCTTGCCCTCCGGGCTCGCCAGCCTATCGGCTGGCTCGTGAGCTCGCTGACGCTCGGTTCGAACCCTCGAACGGGGAGAACCCGTTACCGGTTTTCGAGACCGGCGCATTCAACCACTCTGCCACCTCTCCGTGGAGCGCGCATTATACAGAACGAGGCAGAATTTCGCAGGCAGCGCTTTCGGTAACCGCAGTGCGATTTGGCCTCACGCCATGGCGCAAAGGCGCCAAGAACGCAAAGGAACTGCAACTAATGCACCCACGCTTTCCTGGAGGCTCAACTTCGCCGTGCTCGGCACGACCCGGAACAATTCGATTTTCTTTCCTCTTGGCGATCTTCGCGCCTTAGCGCCTTGGCGTGAAACCCATCGGCAGCACGCTTTCTAAAGTCGCTCCCGCAGCCAGTCCGCCACCGAGTCCAGCGCCCCGGGCAGCGCCTTGGCATCGCTCCCCCCCGCCTGTGCAAAATCCGGCCGACCACCGCCCTTGCCGCCGACCTGGGTGGCCACATGGTTGACCAGCTCGCCGGCCTTGACCTTGCCCGTCAGGTCCTTGGTCACGCCAGCGACCAGGCGCACGCCGCCCCCGGCCGCCGTGCCGAGCACGATCACGCCCGAGCCGATCTTGTTCTTGAGCTGATCGACGGTGTCGCGCAGGCTGTTGGGGTCGATGCCGTCGAGCTGGGTGGCGATCAGCTTGACGCCACCGACCTCGACCGCCTGCGAGGCCAGGTCGGAGCCGGCCGCCGAGGCCAGTTTGCCCTTGAGCCGCTCAAGCTCCTTTTCGAGTTCGCGCGAGCGTCCCAGCAACTGCTCGATGCGCTCACCGAGCTGCTCCGGGCTGGCCTTGAGCCGGCCGGCCGCCTCGCGCACTTCGTGATCGAGCCTTTGCAGCCATTCGACCGCCACGCGCCCGGCCACCGCCTCGATCCGGCGCACACCCGCAGAAATCCCGGTCTCGGAGACAATCTTGAACAAGCCGATGTCGCCAACGCGGTCAACGTGCGTGCCGCCGCACAACTCCATCGAGAAATCGCCGAAGCGCATCACGCGCACCTCGTCGCCGTACTTCTCGTCGAAGAAGGCCAGCGCACCGGCTTCCAGCGCCTGGTCGAAGGACATCTCGCGCTCCTCGGCAGCAGCATTGGCCTGAATCTGATCATTGACCAGGCGCTCGATCCGCTGCAGTTCGTCCTCGGTGACGGGTGCATGATGTGAGAAGTCGAAGCGCAGGCGATCAGGCGCGACCAGCGAACCCTTCTGCTGGACGTGGTCACCCAGCACTTCGCGCAGCGCCGAATGCAGCAGATGCGTGGCCGAGTGATGGCGCACGATATCGGCGCGGCGCTTCGAGTCGATCCGTCCGGCCACCCGGTCGCCAAGCTTGAGTTCACCCGAGGCCAACTGGCCGACATGGCCGTGAAAAGCGCCGGCGAGCTTGCGCGTGTCCGTCACCTCGAATCGGCTGCCGTCGACTTCGAGCACACCGGTGTCGCCCACCTGACCACCGGACTCGGCGTAGAAAGGCGTCTGGTCAAGCACCAGCACTGCTTGCTGGCCGGCGCCGATCCGGTCGACGGGTTTTCCATCGACGAGGATGGATGCAACCTCAGCAGAATCAGTAGCATGGCGCTCATATCCGAGAAATTGCGTGACTGGCAGTTCCGAGATCAATTCGGCCGGAATGCCGTCCGCGGCGGCGAACTTGCCGGCCGCCCTCGCCCGCTCGCGCTGGGCATTCATGGCCTGCTCGAAACCGGCCTCGTCGACCGTCAGATCGCGCTCGCGCGCGATGTCGCGGGTCAGGTCGATCGGAAAGCCAAAGGTGTCGTAGAGCTTGAAGGCCACGTCGCCGGGAATCTCACGCCCGTCGAGCTCGGCGATCACGCCCTCGAGCAACTTCATGCCCTGGTCGAGGGTCTCGCCGAAGCGCCGCTCCTCGCGCTCGAGTACTTCGATGACGTGCGCCTGCATCTCGCGCAGTTCCGGGTAGGCGTCTCCCATGAGACCCGCCAGCGGCTCCACCATGCGGGCAAAGAACAAGTCCTTGCAGCCCAGCTTGTAGCCGTGGCGAATGGCGCGGCGGATGATGCGTCGAAGCACATAGCCGCGACCTTCGTTGGCCGGTAGTACACCGTCGACGATCAGAAAGGCGCAGGCGCGGATGTGATCGGCAATCACCTTGAGCGAAGCAGCCTCGCGGTCGTTTGTTCCGGTGAACTTCGCGGCCGCATCAATCAACACCTGGAACAGGTCGATCTCGTAATTGGAATGCACGCCCTGCAGAATCGCGGCCAGGCGTTCCAGGCCCATGCCGGTATCAACCGAAGGCGCCGGCAAAGGACTCATGCTGCCATCGGCAGCACGGTCGTACTGCATGAATACCAGGTTCCAGACCTCGATATAGCGGTCGCCATCTTCCTCCGGCGATCCGGGAGGTCCGCCGGGCACTTCCGGCCCGTGGTCGTAGAAAATCTCCGAACAGGGCCCGCAGGGGCCGGTGTCACCCATCGCCCAGAAGTTGTCGCTTTCATAGCGCTTGCCTGGCTTGTCACCGATACGCGAAAAGCGCTCCGGATCAACGCCGATTTCGTTGAGCCAGATGTCGGCGGCCTCCTGGTCGTCCTCATAGACGGTCACCCATAGTTTCTCGGCCGGCAGGCCGCAGGTTTCCGTCAGGAATTCCCAAGCGTATTCAATGGCTTCGCGCTTGAAGTACTCACCGAAGCTGAAGTTGCCGAGCATCTCGAAGAAGGTGTGATGCCGGGCGGTGTAGCCGACATTCTCCAGATCGTTGTGCTTGCCACCGGCGCGCACGCAGCGCTGCGAACTGGTCGCACGCGAATAGGAGCGCTTGTCCGAACCGAGAAAGACATCCTTGAACTGCACCATGCCGGCGTTGGTGAACAGCAGGGTCGGATCGCTGGCCGGCACCAGCGAGCTAGACGGCACGATGCGATGGTCGCGCTCGGCAAAGAAATCGAGAAAGGCCTGGCGAATGTCGGCGGTGGTTTTCATCAAGTCAGCTAATCCGGAAAGCGTAGGTGGCAAGTTCAGACATATAGTGTACTAATGAGGCCGCTAATCAGCAGACATTCAGCTTGTCTCTCAGCATCCGTGGCAAGGCGTCGGGGCGCCGGTGTAGCAAAGTCTACATCAAGCGCCGAGAACGCAGTCCACGGACGCTGAGAGACAAGCCCTGCGGGAGATTCGGAGACGGCCACCGGCTGCGTTCCGCTCGCTTGA
Encoded here:
- the alaS gene encoding alanine--tRNA ligase; amino-acid sequence: MKTTADIRQAFLDFFAERDHRIVPSSSLVPASDPTLLFTNAGMVQFKDVFLGSDKRSYSRATSSQRCVRAGGKHNDLENVGYTARHHTFFEMLGNFSFGEYFKREAIEYAWEFLTETCGLPAEKLWVTVYEDDQEAADIWLNEIGVDPERFSRIGDKPGKRYESDNFWAMGDTGPCGPCSEIFYDHGPEVPGGPPGSPEEDGDRYIEVWNLVFMQYDRAADGSMSPLPAPSVDTGMGLERLAAILQGVHSNYEIDLFQVLIDAAAKFTGTNDREAASLKVIADHIRACAFLIVDGVLPANEGRGYVLRRIIRRAIRHGYKLGCKDLFFARMVEPLAGLMGDAYPELREMQAHVIEVLEREERRFGETLDQGMKLLEGVIAELDGREIPGDVAFKLYDTFGFPIDLTRDIARERDLTVDEAGFEQAMNAQRERARAAGKFAAADGIPAELISELPVTQFLGYERHATDSAEVASILVDGKPVDRIGAGQQAVLVLDQTPFYAESGGQVGDTGVLEVDGSRFEVTDTRKLAGAFHGHVGQLASGELKLGDRVAGRIDSKRRADIVRHHSATHLLHSALREVLGDHVQQKGSLVAPDRLRFDFSHHAPVTEDELQRIERLVNDQIQANAAAEEREMSFDQALEAGALAFFDEKYGDEVRVMRFGDFSMELCGGTHVDRVGDIGLFKIVSETGISAGVRRIEAVAGRVAVEWLQRLDHEVREAAGRLKASPEQLGERIEQLLGRSRELEKELERLKGKLASAAGSDLASQAVEVGGVKLIATQLDGIDPNSLRDTVDQLKNKIGSGVIVLGTAAGGGVRLVAGVTKDLTGKVKAGELVNHVATQVGGKGGGRPDFAQAGGSDAKALPGALDSVADWLRERL
- a CDS encoding Gfo/Idh/MocA family oxidoreductase, which encodes MQLTQCAVIGVGYLGRFHARKYAELPGAELVAVVDIDEQAARQSAQDCGCRAVTDYRDVIGQVDAVSIAVPTVRHFDIARDFLDAGVHVLLEKPIASTLDEARTLTRLARERGVVFQIGHLERFNAAFANLGGFELNPLFIESHRVAPFKPRGTDVSVVLDLMIHDIDLILGMVKSPVRSLAANGTPVLSDDIDIVNARLEFENGCVANVTSSRVSVKSERRMRIFQPEAYISVDFQNCGLAIHRIGDREMFPGVPEILREESSFENNDPLKCEIESFLSALRDGTPVVVTGEDGLLALETAMRISALVESAPSTGHARSA